The Sphaerospermopsis torques-reginae ITEP-024 genome has a window encoding:
- a CDS encoding NAD-dependent succinate-semialdehyde dehydrogenase — protein sequence MAIATINPATGETLKVFQPLEDGEIAAKVELAQQSFQEYRQTSFEDRSQWLLQAANILEQEKADFAKIMTLEMGKTLKSAIAEVEKCALVCRYYAENAASFLADVTISTDASHSFIKYQPLGIILAVMPWNFPFWQVFRFAAPALMAGNVGLLKHASNVPQCALAIEDIINRAGFPKGVFQTLLIGATKVADLMADDRIKAATLTGSEPAGASLAVASGKQIKKTVLELGGSDPFIVLESADLELAVATAVTARMINNGQSCIGAKRFIVADQIADEFEKMLLAKFQTLKIGDPFAEDTDIGPLATPDIRQDLENQVKIAVENGAKVLTGGNALKDKPGNFYPPTIIIDIPVEHPIAKEEFFGPVALLFRVGDINEAIKLANDIPFGLGASAWTNNEQEKNRLIQEIEAGAVFINGMVKSDPRLPFGGIKRSGYGRELSIQGIHEFVNIKTVWVR from the coding sequence ATGGCTATTGCTACCATTAATCCCGCTACGGGGGAAACTCTGAAAGTCTTTCAACCGCTGGAGGATGGGGAAATTGCGGCTAAAGTGGAATTAGCCCAGCAAAGTTTTCAGGAGTATCGTCAAACAAGTTTTGAGGACCGATCGCAATGGTTACTTCAAGCAGCGAATATTTTAGAACAGGAAAAGGCTGATTTTGCCAAAATAATGACTTTAGAAATGGGTAAAACCTTAAAATCTGCGATCGCAGAAGTGGAAAAATGCGCCCTTGTTTGTCGTTATTATGCCGAAAATGCCGCCAGTTTTTTAGCTGATGTCACCATTAGTACCGATGCTAGTCATAGCTTCATAAAATATCAACCATTGGGGATTATTCTCGCCGTTATGCCCTGGAATTTTCCTTTTTGGCAAGTTTTCCGGTTTGCAGCACCAGCATTAATGGCGGGCAATGTAGGTTTACTCAAACACGCATCTAATGTCCCCCAATGTGCCTTAGCGATAGAAGATATTATCAACCGTGCAGGTTTTCCCAAAGGAGTTTTTCAAACATTATTAATAGGTGCTACAAAAGTAGCTGATTTAATGGCAGATGATCGGATCAAAGCTGCTACATTAACTGGAAGTGAACCCGCAGGTGCTTCTTTAGCGGTTGCATCTGGTAAACAAATTAAAAAAACTGTCTTAGAATTAGGGGGAAGTGACCCTTTTATAGTCTTAGAAAGTGCTGATTTAGAATTAGCAGTAGCCACCGCAGTCACAGCACGGATGATCAATAATGGTCAATCTTGTATCGGAGCTAAACGGTTTATTGTTGCTGATCAAATTGCCGATGAGTTTGAAAAAATGCTATTAGCAAAATTTCAAACTTTGAAAATCGGTGATCCTTTTGCAGAAGATACAGATATTGGACCATTAGCAACACCCGATATTCGCCAAGATTTAGAAAATCAGGTGAAAATTGCGGTAGAAAATGGTGCTAAAGTCCTCACAGGTGGTAATGCTTTAAAAGATAAACCTGGCAATTTTTACCCACCTACTATTATCATAGATATCCCGGTAGAACATCCTATTGCTAAAGAAGAATTTTTTGGTCCAGTGGCTTTATTATTCCGAGTTGGGGATATTAATGAAGCGATCAAATTAGCTAATGATATACCCTTTGGTTTAGGTGCAAGCGCATGGACAAATAATGAACAAGAAAAAAATCGCCTCATTCAAGAAATTGAAGCCGGGGCAGTATTTATTAATGGCATGGTGAAATCAGATCCGCGTTTACCCTTTGGGGGAATTAAACGTTCTGGATATGGGCGAGAGTTGAGTATTCAAGGTATTCATGAATTTGTGAATATCAAAACGGTTTGGGTTAGGTGA
- a CDS encoding isocitrate lyase/PEP mutase family protein, whose translation MSTSQKLRELLAGSEIIVIPGVYDCLSAKLVEKTGFPVAATSGFGIAASTLGLPDYGFLTATEMFYSVGRITQSINIPLIADCDTGYGNALNVMRTVKDAVQIGLAGIILEDQEWPKKCGHFEGKRVISMQEHAGKIRAAVDARGDSGLVIIARTDARAPLGLEAAIERGKSYINAGADVLFIEAPQSVAELKIIADSFPDVPLVANIVEGGKTPEITTAELQSLGFKIVFFPLTALMVVTEVMGNCFQHLKQQGSTANLSGLMRFQDFQNLMGVPEYLQVEKEYQE comes from the coding sequence TCCCCGGTGTCTATGACTGTCTGAGTGCGAAGTTGGTAGAAAAAACGGGTTTTCCAGTTGCTGCTACTAGCGGTTTTGGTATTGCTGCTTCTACCTTGGGTTTACCTGATTATGGTTTTCTCACTGCTACGGAAATGTTTTACAGTGTGGGAAGAATCACTCAATCAATTAATATACCATTAATTGCTGATTGTGATACTGGTTATGGTAATGCTTTAAATGTAATGCGGACGGTAAAAGATGCGGTACAAATTGGTTTAGCGGGGATAATTTTGGAGGATCAAGAATGGCCTAAAAAATGTGGTCATTTTGAAGGGAAGCGAGTTATTTCTATGCAGGAACACGCGGGAAAAATTCGTGCTGCTGTAGATGCTCGTGGTGATAGTGGTTTGGTAATTATAGCCCGAACTGATGCTCGCGCACCTTTGGGTTTAGAAGCAGCTATTGAACGAGGAAAATCTTATATTAATGCGGGTGCAGATGTGTTATTTATCGAAGCTCCCCAATCTGTGGCAGAATTAAAAATCATTGCTGATTCTTTTCCTGATGTTCCTTTAGTTGCTAATATTGTGGAAGGTGGAAAAACACCGGAAATTACCACCGCAGAATTACAAAGTTTGGGTTTTAAAATTGTCTTTTTCCCCTTGACTGCGCTGATGGTTGTTACTGAGGTGATGGGTAATTGTTTTCAACATCTTAAACAACAGGGAAGTACAGCTAATTTATCTGGTTTGATGCGTTTTCAAGATTTTCAAAATTTGATGGGTGTTCCTGAGTATTTGCAAGTTGAAAAGGAGTATCAAGAGTAA
- the bioF gene encoding 8-amino-7-oxononanoate synthase, translating to MNKNPYAWIEASLTTIHRADWYRSVQTINSLPGAVVLLSGQEVINFASNDYLGLAADESLKTSAIQAIQKFGTGSTGSRLLTGHRELHSELEQAIASTKQTEDAVVFSSGYLANLGTITALVGKRDLILSDQYNHSSLKNGAILSGATIIEYPHCDILALTAKLKQERQKYRRCLIITDSVFSMDGDLCPLPELLNLAEEFSCMLLIDEAHATGVMGKTGAGCVDHFGCTGRELIQIGTLSKALGSLGGYVAGSHQLIDFLRNRAPSWIYTTALSPADTAAALAAIKIVQQQPERRQRLWENVDYLKHLVTENLLNLTLNLTPNLKILPSQSPIFCFQLPDAATALTAGKKLKEAGIFAPAIRPPTVPTSRIRVTIMATHEKEHINKLVNSLKELIIDN from the coding sequence ATGAATAAAAATCCCTATGCTTGGATAGAAGCATCATTAACAACTATTCATCGGGCTGACTGGTATCGTTCTGTACAAACTATTAACAGTCTTCCCGGTGCTGTTGTGCTGTTATCTGGGCAAGAGGTGATTAATTTTGCTAGTAACGATTATTTAGGATTAGCAGCAGATGAAAGTTTAAAAACATCGGCAATTCAAGCTATTCAAAAATTCGGTACTGGCAGCACTGGTTCTAGATTACTCACTGGACATCGGGAATTACACAGTGAATTAGAACAGGCGATCGCATCTACCAAACAAACGGAAGACGCTGTAGTATTTAGTTCTGGTTATTTAGCGAATCTCGGTACAATTACTGCTTTAGTGGGAAAGCGAGATTTAATTTTATCAGATCAATACAACCATTCCAGTTTAAAAAATGGGGCAATTCTTAGCGGTGCAACCATCATAGAATATCCCCATTGTGATATTCTGGCGTTGACAGCTAAGTTAAAACAAGAACGTCAAAAATACCGACGTTGTTTAATTATCACCGACAGCGTTTTTAGTATGGATGGTGATTTGTGTCCTCTTCCAGAATTGTTGAATCTAGCAGAAGAGTTTAGTTGTATGCTGCTAATAGATGAAGCACACGCTACCGGAGTTATGGGAAAAACGGGGGCGGGTTGTGTGGATCATTTTGGTTGTACAGGCAGAGAGTTAATCCAAATTGGCACATTAAGCAAAGCTTTGGGAAGTTTAGGCGGTTATGTAGCCGGAAGTCATCAATTAATTGACTTTCTCCGAAACCGCGCACCGAGTTGGATATACACTACTGCCCTTTCACCAGCAGACACAGCAGCAGCTTTAGCAGCAATCAAAATAGTACAACAACAACCAGAACGCCGACAACGATTATGGGAAAATGTTGATTATTTAAAACATTTGGTTACAGAAAATTTACTTAACTTAACACTTAACTTAACACCTAACTTAAAAATCTTACCCTCCCAATCTCCGATCTTCTGTTTTCAATTACCTGATGCAGCTACAGCATTAACAGCAGGTAAAAAACTAAAGGAAGCGGGTATTTTTGCTCCTGCTATCCGTCCTCCCACAGTACCAACAAGTCGCATTAGGGTTACAATTATGGCGACCCATGAAAAAGAGCATATTAATAAGTTGGTAAATAGTCTAAAAGAATTGATAATTGATAATTGA
- a CDS encoding Uma2 family endonuclease: MVNSPLVLTTVPTDTWIEATWEDFLTFADDPTLANGRFYYDQGYMRIEMLPIGSAHGQDHTILSTLVILYATIKNIPIKGLTNTSFRKIRMRESQPDLAFYIGKNLKFPPHNNTPINLNEIDPPTFVVEIAASSLEDDTTRKLTLYQRLGVQEYWVIDVNKSQVIASCLSPTESVVIRESLVLPGLKIEIVEQALQKSQTEDDGAISRWLLAIFSQG; the protein is encoded by the coding sequence ATGGTTAACTCTCCTTTAGTTTTAACAACTGTCCCCACTGATACTTGGATAGAAGCAACTTGGGAAGATTTTCTCACTTTTGCAGATGATCCAACTTTAGCAAATGGACGGTTTTATTATGATCAAGGTTACATGAGGATTGAAATGCTACCTATCGGTTCTGCACATGGACAAGATCACACAATACTTTCCACCTTAGTTATTTTGTATGCCACCATTAAGAATATTCCCATTAAAGGCTTAACAAATACGAGTTTTAGGAAAATTAGGATGCGGGAATCTCAACCTGATCTGGCTTTTTACATTGGGAAAAACCTCAAATTTCCTCCACATAATAATACACCCATTAACTTAAATGAAATAGATCCACCTACTTTTGTTGTAGAAATTGCTGCTTCTTCTTTGGAGGATGATACTACTAGAAAATTAACACTTTATCAGCGTTTAGGTGTTCAGGAATATTGGGTTATTGATGTGAATAAAAGTCAAGTGATTGCATCTTGTTTATCACCTACTGAAAGTGTTGTGATTCGTGAATCATTAGTTTTACCAGGTTTAAAAATTGAGATAGTTGAACAAGCTTTGCAAAAGTCGCAAACTGAAGATGATGGTGCTATTAGTCGGTGGTTGTTAGCAATTTTTAGTCAAGGTTAA
- a CDS encoding Uma2 family endonuclease yields MTEQLLDKVDDHYIPDANLLITEDDTPVDNFPSAKQQRLLVSSLYSYSELQPCLIEANVGIYHTDGEPAIVPDVFISFDVQTPEEWWKKQNRCYMVWKFGKSPELVMEIVSNQEGEELTKKLKIYERMKVNYYLVYDPNQELGEEQLHIYQLVGRHYAKTSETWLSDINLGVTFWEGEFEGRHDIWLRWCDQQGMVIPTGDERAAREKLEKEEAQRRAQEAENRAQESENRAQLLAQKLRELGVDPDTI; encoded by the coding sequence ATGACTGAACAACTTTTAGACAAAGTTGATGATCACTATATTCCAGATGCTAATTTACTGATTACAGAAGACGATACACCTGTGGATAACTTTCCATCTGCAAAACAGCAACGACTTTTAGTTAGTTCACTGTACAGTTATTCAGAATTACAACCTTGTTTAATAGAAGCCAATGTAGGAATTTATCATACCGATGGAGAACCTGCAATAGTACCCGATGTCTTTATCAGTTTTGATGTGCAAACTCCCGAAGAATGGTGGAAAAAACAAAATCGTTGTTACATGGTGTGGAAATTTGGTAAATCACCAGAATTAGTCATGGAAATAGTTTCTAACCAAGAAGGTGAAGAACTTACCAAAAAACTGAAAATCTATGAAAGAATGAAAGTCAACTATTATCTAGTTTACGATCCGAATCAAGAACTAGGAGAAGAACAATTACACATTTATCAATTAGTCGGTAGACATTATGCAAAAACCTCAGAAACATGGTTATCAGATATTAATTTAGGTGTGACATTTTGGGAAGGAGAATTTGAAGGAAGACATGATATTTGGTTACGTTGGTGTGATCAACAAGGAATGGTAATACCTACAGGTGATGAACGTGCTGCAAGGGAGAAATTAGAAAAAGAAGAAGCACAAAGACGCGCCCAAGAAGCCGAAAATCGCGCTCAAGAATCTGAAAACCGCGCTCAATTATTAGCGCAGAAATTGAGAGAATTAGGAGTAGATCCTGATACAATTTAA
- the ruvA gene encoding Holliday junction branch migration protein RuvA, whose protein sequence is MISYLKGIVAGVQTVSANRTILTLEVNGIGYDLQIPQRLANQLSNTGNVVQIFTHYQIREEVPVLYGFSSPAERDLFRHLLSVSGIGSALAIALLDTLELPELVQAIIAANINMLIQTPGVGKKTAERLCLELKNKLIEWRKSAGFFVATGGPAPGILEEVQMTLFALGYTPHEVSHALHVVSEDIGLTKDAYVEDWIKQAIAHLSSSEVVQMAGDR, encoded by the coding sequence ATGATAAGCTATCTCAAAGGTATTGTGGCTGGTGTGCAAACGGTTAGCGCGAATCGCACGATTCTCACGTTAGAGGTAAATGGCATTGGGTATGATTTACAAATCCCCCAACGTCTAGCTAACCAATTAAGTAATACTGGTAATGTGGTACAAATTTTTACCCATTACCAGATTCGGGAAGAAGTTCCTGTACTCTATGGGTTTTCTTCCCCTGCGGAAAGAGATTTATTTCGTCATCTGCTTTCTGTGAGTGGCATTGGTTCAGCTTTAGCGATCGCTCTTTTGGATACTTTGGAATTACCAGAGTTAGTGCAAGCGATTATTGCGGCTAATATTAATATGCTCATTCAAACACCGGGTGTAGGCAAGAAAACTGCTGAACGCTTATGTTTAGAACTCAAAAACAAACTGATTGAGTGGCGTAAGTCAGCAGGGTTTTTTGTCGCTACCGGTGGTCCAGCACCGGGTATTTTGGAAGAAGTGCAAATGACTCTTTTTGCTTTGGGTTACACTCCCCATGAAGTCAGTCATGCTTTGCACGTTGTTAGCGAAGATATCGGTTTAACTAAAGATGCCTATGTGGAGGATTGGATTAAACAAGCGATCGCTCATCTTAGCAGTAGTGAAGTAGTTCAGATGGCAGGTGACAGGTGA
- a CDS encoding sucrose-phosphate phosphatase, which produces MTKFLFVTDLDNTLVGDDQALLELSDRLQDHRQQHGTKIVYSTGRSPILYRELQQEKNLIQPDALVLSVGTEIYLDGSDTPDPEWSKILAPGWQRDTILEITQKFPELELQPKSEQRLFKVSFFLEEKFASIIPQLEAELQKLQLNIKLIYSSGIDLDILPLTSDKGQAMQFLRQKWQFAAEQTVVCGDSGNDIALFAVGEERGIIVGNARPELLQWHNQYPTEYRYLAQKHCAAGIMEGLKYFKFLK; this is translated from the coding sequence GTGACTAAGTTTTTATTTGTAACCGATCTAGATAATACTCTTGTAGGTGATGATCAAGCTTTGCTAGAATTGAGCGATCGCCTCCAAGATCATCGTCAACAACATGGTACAAAAATAGTCTACTCCACAGGACGCTCTCCGATTCTCTACCGCGAACTGCAACAGGAAAAAAACCTCATCCAACCTGATGCACTGGTTTTATCCGTCGGTACGGAAATTTATCTCGATGGTAGCGATACTCCCGATCCCGAATGGTCAAAAATTCTTGCTCCCGGATGGCAAAGGGACACTATACTGGAGATTACCCAAAAATTCCCCGAATTGGAATTACAACCAAAATCCGAACAACGTCTTTTTAAGGTCAGTTTTTTCTTAGAAGAAAAATTTGCAAGTATTATACCACAACTTGAGGCAGAATTGCAAAAACTTCAACTTAATATAAAATTAATTTATAGTAGCGGTATAGACCTTGACATTTTGCCCCTTACCAGCGATAAAGGTCAAGCAATGCAGTTTCTACGACAAAAGTGGCAATTTGCAGCCGAGCAGACTGTTGTTTGTGGTGATTCAGGTAATGATATTGCTTTATTCGCAGTCGGTGAGGAACGGGGTATCATTGTCGGTAATGCTAGACCAGAATTACTACAATGGCACAATCAGTATCCTACTGAATATCGTTACTTAGCACAAAAGCATTGTGCGGCGGGGATTATGGAAGGATTAAAATACTTTAAGTTCCTAAAATGA
- a CDS encoding acetolactate synthase large subunit, with amino-acid sequence MNTAELLVQCLENEGVQYVFGLPGEENLHVLEALKKSSIQFITTRHEQGAAFMADVYGRLTGKAGVCLSTLGPGATNLMTGVADANLDGAPLVAITGQVGTDRMHIESHQYLDLVAMFAPVTKWNKQIVRPSITPEVVRKAFKRSQTEKPGAVHIDLPENIAAMPVEGKPLQRDHTEKTYAAFASIRAAAAIISQAVNPIILVGNGAIRAHASDAVTQFATQLNIPVVNTFMGKGVIPYTHPLALWSVGLQQRDFITCGFDHADLVIAIGYDLIEFSPKKWNPEGNIPIVHIAATSSEIDSSYIPKVEVVGDISDALNEILKVADRQGKPNPYAISLRPNIRADYERYANDDGFPIKPQKLIYDLRQVMGPDDIVISDVGAHKMWMARHYHCHSPNTCIISNGFAAMGIAIPGALAAKLVYPNRKVVAVTGDGGFMMNCQELETALRVGTAFVTLIFNDGGYGLIEWKQENQFGKGNAAFVHFGNPDFVKLAESMGLKGYRVDSATDLIPVLKEALIQDVPAVIDCRVDYRENRKFTQKADELSCDI; translated from the coding sequence ATGAATACTGCTGAATTATTGGTACAGTGTTTAGAAAATGAAGGTGTACAGTACGTTTTTGGTTTACCTGGTGAAGAAAATCTCCACGTTTTAGAAGCTTTAAAAAAATCCTCCATTCAATTTATTACCACTCGTCATGAACAGGGTGCTGCATTTATGGCCGATGTTTATGGGAGGTTAACTGGTAAGGCGGGGGTTTGTCTTTCTACTCTTGGTCCTGGGGCGACAAATTTAATGACTGGTGTAGCTGATGCTAACCTGGATGGTGCGCCATTGGTAGCTATTACCGGACAGGTGGGAACAGATAGAATGCACATTGAGTCCCATCAATATTTAGATTTGGTGGCTATGTTTGCCCCAGTTACTAAGTGGAATAAACAGATAGTTAGACCGAGTATTACACCAGAAGTAGTAAGAAAAGCCTTCAAGCGATCGCAAACAGAAAAACCCGGTGCTGTTCACATTGACTTACCAGAAAATATTGCAGCCATGCCCGTAGAAGGTAAACCTTTACAAAGAGATCACACTGAAAAAACCTATGCAGCTTTTGCTAGTATTCGCGCTGCTGCTGCCATTATTTCCCAAGCAGTAAACCCGATAATTTTAGTAGGAAATGGAGCAATTCGCGCCCATGCTAGTGACGCTGTAACCCAATTTGCCACCCAATTAAATATTCCTGTTGTTAATACCTTCATGGGTAAAGGTGTCATTCCCTATACCCATCCTTTAGCCTTATGGTCTGTAGGATTACAACAAAGAGATTTTATCACCTGTGGTTTTGATCATGCTGATTTAGTCATCGCAATTGGTTATGATTTAATTGAATTTTCGCCTAAAAAATGGAATCCTGAAGGTAATATTCCCATTGTCCATATTGCAGCTACTTCCTCAGAAATTGACAGTAGTTATATTCCCAAAGTGGAAGTAGTAGGGGATATTTCTGATGCACTGAATGAAATTTTAAAAGTCGCTGATAGACAAGGTAAACCTAATCCTTATGCTATTAGTTTACGTCCAAATATTCGTGCAGATTATGAAAGATATGCCAATGATGATGGATTTCCCATTAAACCACAAAAATTAATTTATGATTTGCGGCAAGTAATGGGACCAGATGATATTGTAATTTCTGATGTCGGCGCACATAAAATGTGGATGGCCAGACATTATCATTGTCATAGTCCGAATACTTGCATTATTTCTAATGGTTTTGCAGCAATGGGAATTGCTATTCCTGGCGCTTTAGCTGCTAAATTAGTATATCCAAATCGTAAAGTTGTAGCTGTAACTGGTGACGGTGGTTTTATGATGAACTGTCAAGAATTAGAAACAGCTTTGCGGGTAGGTACTGCTTTTGTCACCTTAATTTTTAATGATGGTGGCTATGGTTTAATTGAGTGGAAACAGGAAAATCAATTTGGTAAAGGTAACGCTGCTTTTGTGCATTTTGGTAATCCTGATTTTGTTAAATTAGCCGAAAGTATGGGTTTAAAAGGTTATCGCGTTGACTCTGCAACTGATTTAATTCCTGTACTTAAAGAAGCTTTAATTCAAGATGTCCCTGCGGTGATAGATTGTAGGGTAGACTATCGAGAAAATCGCAAGTTTACGCAAAAAGCTGATGAGTTAAGTTGTGATATTTAG
- the ylqF gene encoding ribosome biogenesis GTPase YlqF, which translates to MSITQNYKLNLIQWYPGHIAKAEKNLKEQLKRVDVILEVRDARIPLATNHPQMNEWVGSKSRVLVINRLDMIYPQVRSLWVDWFKSQEQTPYFTNAQHGQGITAIAKAAQAAGVELNERRKQRGMLPRPVRAVVIGFPNVGKSALINRLLGKRVVESAARPGVTRQLRWVRISEQLELLDAPGVIPARLDDQAAAVKLAICDDIGEASYDNQLVAAAFVDILNELQESHPHLLPPHPLLSRYEVDSIIHTGEEYLHVLAEHRYKGDIERAARTLVSDFRKGLLGNIPLEIPLQ; encoded by the coding sequence ATGTCCATCACACAAAATTACAAATTAAATTTAATTCAATGGTATCCTGGCCACATTGCCAAAGCTGAAAAAAATCTCAAAGAACAGTTAAAAAGGGTAGATGTGATATTAGAAGTGCGGGATGCACGTATTCCCTTAGCTACAAACCATCCGCAAATGAATGAATGGGTGGGGAGTAAGTCGCGGGTGTTAGTAATTAACCGTTTAGATATGATTTACCCCCAAGTGCGATCGCTGTGGGTAGACTGGTTTAAAAGCCAAGAACAGACCCCTTATTTTACTAATGCTCAACATGGTCAAGGTATCACAGCCATAGCTAAAGCAGCGCAAGCAGCAGGGGTAGAATTGAATGAACGCCGAAAACAAAGAGGAATGTTACCCCGTCCTGTCCGTGCAGTCGTCATTGGTTTTCCTAATGTGGGAAAATCAGCATTAATTAACCGTTTGTTAGGAAAGCGAGTTGTTGAAAGTGCAGCGCGTCCGGGAGTGACTCGTCAACTACGATGGGTGCGAATTTCTGAACAATTAGAATTATTAGATGCACCTGGTGTTATTCCTGCTAGATTAGATGATCAAGCAGCCGCAGTCAAATTAGCAATTTGTGATGATATTGGCGAAGCATCCTATGATAATCAATTAGTAGCTGCTGCTTTTGTAGATATTTTAAACGAACTGCAAGAAAGCCATCCTCATTTATTACCACCACACCCATTACTTTCACGCTACGAAGTTGATTCTATTATTCACACAGGAGAAGAATATTTGCACGTTCTCGCAGAACATCGTTATAAAGGAGATATCGAACGCGCTGCTAGAACTTTAGTTAGCGATTTTCGCAAAGGATTGTTAGGGAATATACCTTTAGAAATTCCACTGCAATAA
- a CDS encoding M20 family metallopeptidase, producing the protein MISTIPNSGTENLAHVRLQIRSLQPQLIEWRRRIHQKPELGFQEKLTAEYISQKLQSWGIEHQTGIAETGIVAIIKGEKSGHGKVLGIRADMDALPVKEENEVPYCSQHKGVMHACGHDGHTAIAMGTAYYLQQHRQDFSGTVKIIFQPAEEGPGGAKPMIEVGVLKNPDVDAMIGLHLWNDLPVGTVGVRPGSFMAAISYFNCTILGKGGHGALPHQTVDSVIVAAQIVNALQTIVARNVNPLESAVVTIGELHAGTRMNVIADTARISGSIRYFNTDLAGFFEKRIEQIIAGVCQTHGANYDLEYVNLYPPVINDPEIAELVRSVAETVVETPVNIIPECQIMGSEDMSFFLQEVPGCYFFLGSANAEKKLNYPHHHPRFDFDETALAMGVEMFVRCVEKFLN; encoded by the coding sequence ATGATTTCTACTATCCCAAATTCTGGTACTGAAAATCTCGCTCATGTGCGGTTACAAATTCGTTCTTTACAACCACAGTTGATAGAATGGAGACGACGCATACATCAAAAACCAGAGTTAGGTTTTCAAGAAAAACTGACTGCTGAGTATATTTCCCAAAAGTTGCAAAGTTGGGGAATAGAACATCAAACAGGTATTGCGGAAACTGGCATTGTTGCTATTATCAAAGGTGAAAAATCTGGACATGGTAAAGTTTTGGGTATCCGTGCTGATATGGATGCCCTGCCAGTTAAAGAGGAAAATGAAGTACCTTATTGCTCCCAGCATAAGGGAGTGATGCACGCTTGCGGACATGATGGACATACTGCGATCGCAATGGGTACAGCATACTACCTACAACAACATCGTCAAGACTTCAGCGGTACTGTAAAAATCATCTTCCAACCCGCAGAAGAAGGTCCAGGTGGTGCAAAACCGATGATTGAAGTTGGAGTCTTGAAAAACCCAGATGTTGATGCCATGATCGGTTTACATTTGTGGAATGATTTACCTGTGGGGACTGTCGGAGTTCGTCCTGGCTCTTTTATGGCAGCTATATCCTATTTTAACTGTACAATTTTAGGCAAAGGTGGACACGGCGCACTTCCCCATCAAACCGTTGATTCAGTTATCGTTGCAGCCCAAATTGTCAACGCCTTGCAAACAATTGTAGCGCGGAACGTCAACCCCTTAGAATCAGCAGTAGTGACAATAGGTGAACTTCATGCAGGAACGAGAATGAATGTAATTGCTGATACAGCAAGGATAAGTGGATCTATCAGATATTTTAACACTGATTTAGCAGGATTTTTTGAAAAACGGATTGAACAAATTATTGCTGGAGTTTGTCAAACTCATGGCGCTAATTATGACTTAGAATATGTCAATCTTTATCCTCCAGTCATTAATGATCCAGAAATAGCAGAGTTAGTGAGAAGTGTAGCAGAAACAGTAGTAGAAACACCTGTGAATATTATCCCAGAATGTCAAATTATGGGTAGTGAAGATATGTCATTTTTCCTGCAAGAAGTTCCTGGTTGTTATTTCTTTTTAGGTTCTGCCAATGCCGAGAAAAAATTAAATTATCCCCATCATCATCCGCGCTTTGATTTTGATGAAACAGCGTTAGCTATGGGTGTAGAAATGTTTGTTAGATGTGTAGAGAAATTTTTGAACTAA
- a CDS encoding VOC family protein, translated as MEYNNVLVTIGTVNFDQLVNFYIQLLEQEPKKMIPNVYAEFNILSLTLGIFKAKKNDESEFVSNSKSPLSLCIEVSNLENAIAHLTSLGYPPPGKISIASHGREIYAYDPDGNRLILHQGY; from the coding sequence ATGGAATATAATAATGTATTAGTCACCATTGGCACGGTAAATTTTGATCAATTGGTAAATTTCTATATTCAGTTACTAGAACAAGAACCAAAAAAGATGATACCTAATGTTTATGCTGAGTTTAACATCCTGAGTTTAACTTTAGGTATATTTAAAGCAAAGAAAAATGATGAATCAGAATTTGTAAGCAATAGCAAAAGTCCGCTAAGTTTGTGTATAGAAGTGAGTAATTTAGAAAATGCGATCGCACACCTCACATCTTTAGGTTATCCCCCACCAGGAAAGATTTCTATAGCATCCCACGGCAGAGAAATTTACGCTTATGACCCCGATGGCAATCGTTTAATATTACATCAAGGTTATTAG